A DNA window from Zingiber officinale cultivar Zhangliang chromosome 3A, Zo_v1.1, whole genome shotgun sequence contains the following coding sequences:
- the LOC122052400 gene encoding putative germin-like protein 2-2, which yields MAVKLLLIALLALASSNAILASDPSPLQDFCVADRNSKISVNGFPCKNMDDVKAEHFFFCGLDRPGNTTNNVGSAVTQVNVNQIPGLNTLGVSLVRIDYAPNGLNPPHTHPRATEVLAVLEGELYVGFVTSNLNGGGNRLFTKNLRKGDVFVFPQGLIHFQFNRGKTNAIAFAGLSSQNPGVITIANAVFGSQPPISDDVLAKAFQVDKNLIDRLQAQFWTDNNY from the exons ATGGCTGTTAAACTCCTCCTCATTGCACTCCTTGCCTTAGCTTCCTCAAATGCAATATTGGCTTCCGATCCTAGTCCCCTGCAGGACTTCTGCGTCGCCGATCGTAACTCAAAGA TATCCGTCAATGGATTTCCATGCAAGAACATGGACGACGTGAAAGCGGAACACTTCTTCTTTTGCGGCCTTGATAGGCCCGGCAACACCACCAACAACGTCGGCTCCGCTGTCACCCAAGTAAACGTGAACCAAATCCCAGGGTTGAACACGCTCGGCGTCTCCTTGGTTCGCATTGACTATGCACCTAATGGTCTCAACCCTCCTCACACCCACCCACGCGCCACGGAGGTCCTCGCCGTGCTAGAAGGAGAGCTCTACGTTGGCTTTGTGACCTCCAACCTCAACGGCGGCGGCAACCGCCTATTCACCAAGAATCTGAGAAAGGGTGATGTGTTTGTGTTCCCGCAGGGCCTCATCCACTTCCAGTTTAACAGAGGGAAAACTAATGCGATCGCGTTCGCCGGTCTCAGTAGCCAAAACCCAGGCGTCATCACTATCGCCAACGCTGTGTTCGGGTCGCAGCCGCCCATTTCTGATGATGTGCTCGCCAAGGCTTTCCAAGTGGACAAAAACCTTATTGACCGGCTCCAGGCGCAGTTCTGGACCGACAACAACTACTAG